From the genome of Bacteroides sp. MSB163, one region includes:
- a CDS encoding efflux RND transporter periplasmic adaptor subunit produces the protein MIKTQNYRFLICLALFALAACSGAKKEEAADEGVATVLPDEKNEVTVLPLKRQIFNHELVSNGKIVAGGMADLRFESSGIVAQIYVKNGDWVHKGQKLAELDKFRLKNKTAQSKDALEKAKLELQDVLIGQGYAADDTANVPDDIMQLARVKSGYDQTLSQYELAKYEEEHATLVAPFDGVVANLFSKPYNAPSSSDAFCTIIGSQGMEADFTVLESELPLIKGGDKVVVTPYADPSAKYEGRISEINPLVDDKGMVKVKAVVNGQGKLFNGMNIRVNVHRSLGEQLVVPKSSVVLRSGKQVIFTLKDNKAKWNYVQTVLENSDEYTIVEDEVQEGDVVIVTGNVNLAHEAPVKVIENKK, from the coding sequence ATGATAAAGACACAGAACTACCGGTTTTTGATCTGTCTGGCACTATTTGCGTTGGCAGCATGTTCCGGTGCGAAAAAAGAAGAGGCCGCCGATGAAGGAGTAGCTACCGTATTGCCGGATGAGAAGAATGAAGTGACCGTGTTGCCTTTGAAACGGCAGATATTCAATCACGAGTTGGTGAGTAATGGCAAGATAGTGGCCGGAGGAATGGCAGATTTGCGTTTTGAAAGTTCGGGTATCGTAGCGCAGATTTATGTGAAGAACGGTGACTGGGTGCACAAAGGACAAAAGCTGGCAGAGCTGGATAAATTCCGTTTAAAGAATAAGACCGCACAGTCCAAGGATGCTTTGGAGAAAGCTAAGTTGGAATTGCAGGATGTATTGATAGGGCAGGGGTATGCAGCGGATGATACTGCCAATGTGCCCGATGATATCATGCAACTGGCACGGGTGAAAAGCGGCTATGATCAGACCCTTTCTCAATATGAACTGGCTAAATACGAAGAAGAACATGCCACTCTGGTTGCTCCTTTTGACGGAGTGGTGGCTAATCTCTTTTCCAAACCCTATAATGCTCCCAGCAGTTCAGACGCTTTCTGTACAATTATCGGTTCACAGGGCATGGAAGCTGACTTTACTGTATTGGAGAGTGAACTCCCCCTAATCAAAGGTGGCGACAAAGTGGTTGTTACCCCTTATGCGGATCCTTCTGCCAAATACGAAGGACGTATCTCCGAAATCAATCCGCTGGTGGACGATAAAGGCATGGTGAAAGTGAAAGCCGTTGTCAACGGACAGGGCAAGCTCTTTAATGGCATGAACATACGGGTTAATGTACATCGTTCGCTGGGTGAACAGCTGGTTGTTCCGAAGAGTTCCGTGGTATTGCGTTCCGGTAAGCAGGTGATTTTTACACTGAAAGATAATAAAGCGAAATGGAACTACGTGCAGACCGTACTGGAAAATTCCGATGAATACACCATTGTGGAAGATGAAGTACAAGAAGGAGATGTGGTGATTGTGACAGGCAATGTAAACCTGGCTCATGAGGCACCGGTGAAAGTTATTGAAAATAAAAAATAA
- a CDS encoding efflux RND transporter permease subunit gives MVKFLIQRPIAVLMAFTACFIVGMVTYFTLPVSLLPDIAIPEITVQISAQNTSARELENTVVKPLRQQLIQVARLKDMDSEAHDGAGLIRLNFDFGTNTDLAFIEVNEKIDAAMNYLPKDTDRPKVVKASATDIPVFYLSLTLKNDSAYGQTDERAFLDLCEFAESVIKRRIEQLTEVAMVDITGLVERQLQIVPDENKLAVLGLSIQDVESALAQNNVEPGSMTVRDGYYEYNIKFSTLLRTEEDVKNILINKNGRIIRLEEFCRIGIVPVREKGVSMSNGKRAVTLAIIKQADENMDDMKQAIGGTMNYFQSVYPDIEFSVSRNQTELLDYTISNLQQNLSLGFLFICIVAVLFLGDVKSPFIIGLSMVVSIVICFLFFYLFKMSLNIISLSGLILALGMMIDSSIIVTENISQYRERGYSLKRACIAGTSEVVTPMLSSSLTTIAVFVPLIFMSGIAGAIFYDQAFSVTVGLMVSYFTGIMLLPVLYMLVYRTGLRKSWFSRIRINNPIKDHTLDRFYDAGVDFVFAHKTASVLFCIVSVPLCVFMFYFIGKERMPEIDQNELIARVEWNENIHVDENRRRVDNLFELFKTETIEQTAAVGQQDYLLNREQALSSSEAELYFKTKNPSEIVPLQEKVYRTLKAEYPLAVISFSPPETVFEKLFVTGEADVVAELYSRNKEKVPTADELRNLEAEFATRTRYAPTGIAFENQLNICINKEKLLLYNVSYDELYRILKTAFKENSIATLHSYQQYLPISIVGEEQTVNSILQETLVPTRADQYGVEYLPLRELVSVAPAEDLKAITAGRNGEYVPFRFYEVKEAEPLMEQVKEVVDATGDWDTAFSGSFFSNRKMLDELVVILFISILLMYFILAAQFESFVQPLIVLLEIPIDVAFALVLLWICGHTLNLMSAIGLIVTCGIIINDSILKLDAINELRKTGMPLLEAIHEAGRRRLRPIIMTSLTTIFAMVPLLFSFDMGSELQKPLSIAMIGAMFIGTLVSLFIIPLIYWFIYKERNMKY, from the coding sequence GTGGTTAAGTTCTTGATACAGCGGCCCATTGCCGTATTGATGGCGTTTACCGCATGTTTTATTGTCGGTATGGTGACGTATTTCACGTTGCCGGTATCTTTGCTGCCGGATATTGCCATCCCGGAGATTACAGTACAAATTTCGGCACAGAATACTTCTGCGCGTGAGTTGGAGAATACTGTGGTGAAACCGTTGCGCCAACAGCTTATCCAGGTGGCTCGTCTGAAAGATATGGATAGCGAAGCTCATGATGGTGCAGGCCTTATCCGACTGAATTTCGACTTCGGCACCAATACGGATCTTGCTTTTATCGAGGTGAATGAGAAGATTGACGCCGCCATGAATTACCTGCCTAAGGATACGGACCGTCCTAAAGTGGTAAAAGCAAGTGCTACTGATATTCCGGTATTCTATCTCAGCCTCACCCTGAAGAATGACAGTGCTTACGGACAAACGGACGAACGTGCTTTTCTCGACTTGTGTGAATTTGCCGAAAGCGTTATCAAACGGCGTATCGAGCAGCTGACAGAGGTAGCTATGGTGGATATCACAGGATTGGTGGAGCGCCAGTTGCAGATTGTTCCCGATGAAAATAAGCTTGCCGTACTGGGACTTTCCATACAGGATGTAGAATCAGCTCTTGCCCAAAATAATGTGGAACCGGGCAGCATGACCGTACGTGATGGATATTATGAATACAATATCAAGTTCTCCACTCTGTTGCGTACGGAAGAGGATGTGAAGAATATTCTTATTAATAAAAACGGACGTATCATCCGTCTGGAAGAGTTCTGCCGGATAGGTATTGTTCCCGTCAGGGAAAAAGGTGTATCCATGAGCAATGGTAAACGGGCGGTGACATTGGCCATTATCAAGCAAGCGGACGAGAATATGGATGATATGAAGCAAGCTATTGGCGGCACCATGAATTATTTTCAAAGCGTATATCCTGACATTGAATTCAGCGTTAGCCGAAACCAGACAGAGCTTTTGGATTATACTATCTCCAACTTGCAACAAAACCTTTCGTTGGGCTTTCTTTTTATCTGTATCGTAGCCGTACTCTTTCTGGGGGATGTCAAATCTCCTTTCATCATCGGACTGAGTATGGTGGTTTCCATTGTGATCTGTTTTCTCTTTTTCTATCTGTTCAAGATGTCACTGAACATCATATCCCTGTCCGGATTGATTCTTGCACTGGGTATGATGATCGACAGTTCCATCATCGTAACTGAAAATATTTCTCAATATCGGGAAAGGGGATACTCGCTGAAACGTGCCTGTATTGCGGGTACCAGTGAGGTGGTCACTCCGATGCTCAGCTCTTCATTGACTACCATTGCGGTGTTTGTACCACTGATCTTTATGAGTGGTATTGCCGGAGCCATTTTCTACGATCAGGCTTTCTCGGTAACCGTTGGGTTGATGGTTTCTTACTTCACGGGCATCATGTTGCTGCCGGTGCTCTATATGCTGGTTTACCGGACGGGGCTGCGCAAATCATGGTTCTCGCGTATTCGAATCAATAATCCTATAAAGGATCATACACTCGATCGTTTTTATGATGCCGGAGTAGACTTTGTTTTTGCTCATAAAACGGCAAGCGTATTGTTCTGCATAGTTTCCGTGCCATTGTGTGTATTCATGTTCTATTTCATAGGAAAAGAGCGTATGCCGGAAATAGATCAGAATGAGCTGATAGCCCGTGTGGAATGGAATGAGAATATCCATGTGGACGAAAATCGTCGCAGAGTAGACAATTTATTTGAGTTGTTTAAGACAGAGACTATCGAACAGACTGCCGCCGTCGGGCAACAAGACTATCTCCTGAATCGGGAGCAGGCTCTTTCTTCTTCGGAAGCAGAACTTTATTTCAAGACAAAGAATCCCTCTGAGATAGTCCCTTTGCAGGAAAAGGTTTACCGTACCCTCAAAGCGGAGTATCCGTTGGCCGTAATTTCTTTTTCGCCACCCGAGACGGTATTTGAGAAACTGTTTGTGACGGGAGAAGCCGATGTTGTGGCTGAACTCTATTCCCGCAACAAAGAAAAAGTACCGACAGCGGATGAATTACGTAATCTGGAAGCTGAGTTTGCTACCCGCACAAGATATGCTCCCACGGGTATTGCATTTGAAAATCAGCTGAATATCTGTATCAATAAAGAAAAATTGCTACTTTATAATGTTTCGTATGACGAGTTGTATCGCATACTGAAAACTGCTTTTAAAGAAAACAGCATAGCCACTCTTCATTCTTACCAGCAATATCTGCCTATCAGCATTGTGGGAGAGGAACAAACTGTTAACAGCATCTTACAGGAAACACTCGTTCCGACACGGGCGGATCAATATGGTGTTGAATATCTGCCTTTGCGTGAGCTGGTATCAGTGGCACCGGCGGAAGATCTGAAAGCGATTACCGCAGGACGTAACGGAGAATATGTTCCGTTCCGTTTTTATGAAGTAAAAGAGGCGGAACCGCTTATGGAGCAAGTGAAGGAAGTGGTGGATGCTACCGGCGATTGGGATACCGCTTTTTCAGGAAGTTTCTTCTCTAACCGGAAGATGCTGGATGAACTGGTGGTTATTCTGTTTATTTCCATTCTGTTGATGTACTTCATTCTGGCGGCACAGTTCGAGAGTTTTGTGCAACCGCTTATAGTGTTGTTGGAGATACCGATAGACGTAGCTTTTGCCTTGGTACTGTTATGGATATGCGGGCATACGCTGAATCTGATGTCTGCCATCGGTCTGATCGTTACGTGTGGTATCATCATCAACGACTCCATCCTGAAACTGGATGCGATCAATGAATTGCGTAAGACGGGGATGCCGCTTTTGGAAGCTATCCATGAGGCGGGAAGGCGCAGGTTGCGTCCCATCATCATGACTTCGCTTACTACCATTTTTGCCATGGTACCGTTATTGTTCTCTTTCGATATGGGTTCGGAATTGCAGAAACCTCTTTCCATTGCCATGATTGGAGCTATGTTCATCGGTACATTGGTTAGTCTGTTCATCATTCCGTTGATATATTGGTTTATTTATAAAGAAAGAAATATGAAGTATTAA
- a CDS encoding DUF4934 domain-containing protein: MKKEWLYAVGLVCLVSACTGTPQSSTDGELCSIDVAGAMEKPVELKLSELGSDVRYVPLETTDSCLVGGSPNILLLDKEIVVFSRQTCFVFDKESGKFLSKVGHLGDDPEAYSTAAPTYNDVNGLLYFMRRPGKLQKYDLRGNYRGSVTIPTPPESPSDFCFTDSVIIGRYGNIVGDNGRALLLFNEAGEQIDTVPSLLPVLPNRGVDDINSISVKRQGNAGIILTTFKSGDASASVAGIPFLWKSDNKIRYKENFNDTIYTVEGNELTPYIAFSTGKWHWGAEARTESKDNEKRLLVGCIFETDHTVFFQCIRGLYTDEPETFNGIYDRKANTTQMYAEKEGIKDDLTGFMAFRPKACSAQGEYGMIIDAGEVMTWLEENPEAAENEKLSALKELTDDSNPVVIITVPK; encoded by the coding sequence ACTATGTTCTATTGATGTGGCGGGAGCTATGGAAAAGCCTGTTGAATTGAAACTTTCGGAATTAGGAAGCGATGTACGCTATGTTCCATTGGAAACAACCGATTCGTGTCTGGTAGGTGGAAGCCCGAATATTCTGTTGCTGGATAAAGAGATTGTTGTTTTTTCACGTCAAACTTGTTTTGTCTTTGATAAAGAGAGCGGTAAGTTTTTAAGCAAAGTAGGACATTTGGGTGATGATCCGGAAGCTTATTCAACTGCGGCGCCTACTTATAACGATGTAAACGGTCTGCTTTATTTTATGCGCCGGCCCGGCAAATTACAGAAATATGATCTGCGAGGTAATTATCGTGGCAGTGTAACGATACCTACTCCGCCTGAATCACCAAGTGATTTCTGCTTTACAGACTCCGTGATAATAGGCCGTTACGGTAATATTGTAGGTGATAACGGGCGTGCTTTGTTGTTATTTAATGAAGCGGGAGAACAGATAGATACGGTGCCCAGCCTACTTCCGGTTTTGCCTAATAGAGGAGTAGATGACATAAACAGTATCAGCGTCAAAAGGCAGGGAAATGCAGGTATTATTCTGACTACATTCAAAAGTGGAGATGCCTCGGCAAGTGTAGCGGGTATTCCTTTCCTGTGGAAAAGTGATAATAAGATACGTTATAAAGAGAATTTCAATGATACCATTTATACAGTGGAAGGGAATGAATTGACACCTTATATTGCGTTCTCCACCGGTAAATGGCATTGGGGCGCCGAGGCACGTACCGAATCCAAAGATAACGAAAAACGCTTGTTGGTGGGATGTATCTTTGAGACGGATCATACTGTTTTCTTTCAGTGTATCCGGGGACTGTATACAGATGAACCGGAAACGTTTAACGGAATCTACGACCGGAAGGCAAATACTACCCAGATGTATGCCGAAAAGGAAGGTATAAAAGATGACCTGACCGGCTTTATGGCTTTCCGTCCCAAGGCATGCAGCGCACAGGGAGAATATGGAATGATTATTGATGCCGGAGAAGTGATGACTTGGTTGGAAGAAAATCCTGAAGCGGCAGAAAATGAAAAACTTTCGGCACTGAAAGAATTGACGGATGATTCTAATCCGGTAGTGATTATTACAGTCCCTAAATAA